From the Streptococcus sp. 29887 genome, one window contains:
- a CDS encoding PTS sugar transporter subunit IIB: MVKVLTACGNGMGSSMVIKMKVENALRQLGVTDFQSASCSVGEAKGLAAGYDIVVASNHLIAELEGRTNGHLVGLDNLMDDNEIKTKLSQVL; the protein is encoded by the coding sequence ATGGTTAAAGTATTAACTGCTTGTGGTAATGGCATGGGTTCATCCATGGTTATCAAGATGAAGGTTGAAAATGCCCTTCGTCAACTTGGTGTAACAGATTTCCAATCTGCTTCTTGCTCAGTAGGTGAAGCAAAAGGTTTGGCAGCAGGCTATGACATTGTTGTTGCTTCAAATCACTTAATCGCTGAATTGGAAGGTCGTACAAATGGTCATTTGGTTGGTCTTGACAACCTCATGGACGATAACGAAATCAAGACAAAACTTAGTCAAGTATTGTAA
- a CDS encoding PTS sugar transporter subunit IIC, translating to MDFLQTPLNWFSQNILQNPAFFVGLLVLVGYALLKKKPHDVFAGFIKATVGYMILNVAAGGLVTTFRPILAALNHKFQIDAAVIDPYFGLAAANGKIAEEFPDFVSAATTALLIGFGVNILLVALRKVTKVRTLFITGHIMVQQAATISLMVLFLIPGLRNQFGTAAIGIICGIYWAVSSNMTVEATQRLTGGGGFAIGHQQQFAIWFVDKIAPKLGKKEENLDNLKLPSFLNIFHDTVVASATLMLVFFGVILFILGPEIMANPEVITSGTPYNPAKQAFFMYVVQTAFTFSVYLFILMQGVRMFVAELTNAFQGISSKLLPGSFPAVDVAASYGFGSSNAVLSGFAFGLVGQLITIVLLIVFKSPILIITGFVPVFFDNAAIAVYADKRGGWKAAAILSFLSGVLQVALGAVCVGLLELSGGYHGNIDFEIPWLPFGYAFKYLGVAGYVLVCLFLLAIPQLQFAKAKDKEAYYRGEAQAD from the coding sequence ATGGATTTTCTTCAAACCCCATTAAACTGGTTCTCGCAAAACATCTTGCAGAATCCAGCCTTCTTCGTAGGTCTTTTGGTATTGGTGGGTTATGCCCTCTTAAAGAAAAAGCCTCATGATGTCTTTGCAGGGTTTATCAAAGCAACTGTCGGCTACATGATTTTAAACGTAGCAGCTGGTGGCTTGGTAACAACCTTCCGTCCAATCTTGGCAGCCTTGAACCACAAGTTCCAAATTGATGCGGCGGTTATTGACCCTTACTTCGGTCTTGCAGCAGCAAACGGAAAAATCGCTGAAGAGTTTCCTGATTTCGTATCAGCAGCAACAACAGCCCTCTTGATCGGTTTCGGTGTCAACATCCTCTTGGTTGCGCTTCGTAAGGTTACAAAAGTTCGTACTCTGTTCATCACTGGACACATCATGGTACAACAAGCGGCAACAATCTCATTGATGGTGCTCTTCCTTATCCCAGGACTCCGTAACCAATTCGGTACAGCAGCTATCGGTATCATCTGTGGTATCTACTGGGCAGTCAGCTCAAACATGACTGTTGAAGCAACGCAACGCTTGACAGGTGGTGGTGGATTTGCCATCGGTCACCAACAACAATTCGCAATCTGGTTTGTAGATAAGATTGCTCCAAAACTTGGTAAAAAAGAAGAAAACTTGGACAACTTGAAGTTGCCTAGCTTCCTCAACATCTTCCACGATACAGTTGTTGCATCTGCAACCTTGATGTTGGTCTTCTTCGGTGTCATCTTGTTCATCTTGGGTCCAGAAATCATGGCAAACCCAGAAGTTATCACTTCTGGCACACCATACAACCCAGCTAAACAAGCATTCTTCATGTACGTTGTACAAACAGCCTTCACTTTCTCAGTATATCTCTTCATCTTGATGCAGGGTGTACGCATGTTCGTAGCAGAATTGACAAATGCCTTCCAAGGTATCTCAAGCAAACTACTTCCAGGTTCATTCCCAGCGGTGGACGTTGCGGCTTCTTATGGCTTCGGTTCATCTAACGCAGTTCTTTCAGGCTTTGCCTTCGGTTTGGTTGGTCAATTAATCACTATCGTTCTCTTGATTGTCTTCAAGAGCCCAATCCTTATCATCACTGGTTTCGTACCTGTATTCTTCGATAACGCAGCTATCGCAGTTTACGCTGACAAACGTGGTGGTTGGAAAGCAGCAGCAATCCTTTCCTTCCTCTCAGGTGTCCTTCAAGTAGCCCTTGGTGCAGTCTGCGTCGGCTTGCTTGAATTGAGCGGTGGTTACCACGGAAACATCGACTTTGAAATCCCATGGTTGCCATTCGGTTATGCCTTCAAATACCTCGGCGTTGCTGGTTATGTTCTTGTCTGCCTCTTCTTGTTGGCTATCCCACAACTTCAATTTGCAAAAGCAAAAGATAAGGAAGCTTACTACCGCGGTGAGGCGCAAGCGGACTAA
- a CDS encoding L-ribulose-5-phosphate 4-epimerase, with translation MPKDLQEMRQRVYEANIALPAHGLVKFTWGNVSEVCRELGRIVIKPSGVDYEKLSPENMVVTDLDGNVVEGDLNPSSDLATHVALYKAWPNVHAVVHTHSTEAVGWAQAGRDIPFYGTTHADYFYGPVPCARSLTAEEVNTAYEKETGSVIIEEFERRGIDPVAVPGIVVRNHGPFTWGKDPAQAVYHSVVLEEVARMNRYTEQINPRVEPAPSYIMDKHYLRKHGPNAYYGQKGDEH, from the coding sequence ATGCCAAAAGATTTACAGGAAATGCGCCAACGGGTCTATGAAGCCAATATCGCCCTACCTGCTCATGGGCTTGTCAAGTTTACCTGGGGCAACGTATCAGAAGTCTGCCGTGAACTTGGTCGCATTGTCATCAAGCCTTCAGGTGTTGATTACGAAAAATTGTCACCAGAAAACATGGTGGTGACTGACTTGGATGGAAATGTGGTAGAAGGTGATCTCAACCCGTCGTCTGATTTGGCGACCCACGTTGCCCTCTACAAGGCTTGGCCAAATGTCCATGCTGTTGTCCATACACATTCGACAGAGGCAGTTGGTTGGGCTCAGGCTGGTCGTGACATTCCATTTTATGGAACAACGCACGCAGACTATTTCTACGGTCCAGTACCGTGTGCCCGTTCTTTGACGGCCGAAGAAGTGAATACTGCCTATGAAAAGGAAACAGGCTCAGTCATTATTGAGGAATTTGAGCGCCGTGGCATCGACCCAGTTGCAGTACCAGGAATTGTTGTCCGTAATCACGGTCCATTCACTTGGGGCAAGGATCCTGCCCAGGCAGTTTACCACAGTGTTGTCCTAGAAGAAGTGGCTCGGATGAACCGCTACACAGAGCAAATCAATCCACGGGTGGAACCAGCACCAAGCTATATCATGGACAAGCACTATCTCCGTAAGCACGGTCCAAATGCCTACTACGGACAAAAAGGTGATGAACACTAA
- a CDS encoding L-ribulose-5-phosphate 3-epimerase, with product MARPIGIYEKATPKHFTWKERLEFAKELGFDFVEMSVDESDARLARLEWTKEERLDLVKAIYETGVRIPTICFSGHRRYPLGSNDPALEAKSLETMKQCIELAQDLGVRVIQLAGYDVYYEEKSPETRERFIKNLRKACDWAEQAQVMLAIEIMDDPFINSIEKYLAVEKEIDSPYLFVYPDTGNVSAWHNDIYSEFYLGHRSIAALHLKDTYAVTESSKGQFRDVPFGQGCVDWDNMFAVLKKTNYQGPFLIEMWSENCETVEETRAAIKEAQDFLYPLIEKAGLN from the coding sequence ATGGCACGACCAATCGGAATATATGAAAAGGCAACGCCTAAGCATTTCACATGGAAAGAGCGTTTGGAGTTTGCCAAAGAATTAGGTTTCGACTTTGTGGAAATGTCGGTGGATGAGAGCGATGCTCGTTTGGCACGATTGGAATGGACCAAGGAAGAGCGTTTGGATTTGGTCAAGGCCATCTATGAAACAGGTGTCCGTATTCCGACCATTTGCTTCTCTGGTCACCGTCGTTATCCGCTTGGTTCCAATGATCCTGCTCTTGAAGCTAAGTCTTTAGAAACCATGAAACAGTGTATCGAACTGGCTCAGGACTTGGGTGTCCGTGTCATCCAGTTGGCTGGTTACGATGTTTACTATGAGGAAAAATCACCTGAAACTAGAGAACGTTTCATCAAGAATCTCCGCAAGGCTTGCGACTGGGCAGAACAGGCTCAGGTCATGTTGGCTATTGAGATTATGGATGATCCATTTATCAACTCCATTGAAAAATATCTAGCAGTTGAGAAGGAAATCGACTCACCATATCTCTTTGTTTATCCAGATACTGGAAACGTGTCTGCTTGGCACAATGATATTTATAGCGAATTTTACCTAGGTCATCGCTCTATCGCAGCCCTTCACCTGAAAGATACCTATGCGGTAACTGAAAGCTCCAAGGGTCAATTCCGCGATGTACCATTCGGTCAGGGCTGTGTGGACTGGGACAATATGTTTGCAGTCTTGAAAAAGACCAACTACCAAGGTCCATTCTTGATTGAAATGTGGTCAGAGAACTGCGAAACGGTTGAGGAAACACGAGCAGCTATCAAAGAAGCGCAGGATTTCCTCTATCCATTGATTGAGAAAGCGGGGTTGAACTAA
- a CDS encoding 3-keto-L-gulonate-6-phosphate decarboxylase UlaD, with protein sequence MTKHIPNLQVALDHSDLQGAIKAAVSVGHEVDVIEAGTVCLLQVGSELVEVLRSLFPDKIIVADTKCADAGGTVAKNNAVRGADWMTCICSATIPTMEAALKAIKEVRGDKGEIQIELYGDWTFEQAQLWLDAGISQAIYHQSRDALLAGETWGEKDLNKVKKLVEMGFRVSVTGGLDVDTLKLFEGVDVFTFIAGRGITEAADPAAAAREFKDEIRRIWG encoded by the coding sequence ATGACAAAACATATCCCAAATTTACAGGTTGCATTGGATCACTCAGATTTGCAAGGAGCGATTAAGGCTGCTGTGTCTGTTGGTCATGAAGTTGACGTGATTGAAGCAGGTACGGTTTGCTTGCTCCAAGTTGGTAGCGAATTGGTGGAAGTTCTTCGCAGCCTTTTCCCAGACAAAATCATTGTTGCAGATACCAAGTGTGCAGATGCGGGAGGTACTGTGGCTAAAAACAATGCCGTTCGTGGTGCGGACTGGATGACTTGTATCTGTTCTGCGACCATTCCAACCATGGAAGCTGCTTTGAAGGCTATCAAGGAAGTACGTGGCGACAAGGGTGAAATCCAAATCGAACTTTACGGTGATTGGACGTTTGAACAAGCTCAGCTTTGGTTGGACGCAGGCATTTCCCAAGCGATTTACCACCAATCTCGTGACGCCCTCCTTGCTGGCGAAACTTGGGGCGAAAAAGACCTCAATAAAGTGAAAAAATTGGTTGAAATGGGCTTCCGTGTTTCTGTAACAGGTGGTCTTGATGTGGATACCCTCAAACTCTTCGAGGGTGTAGATGTCTTCACCTTTATCGCAGGTCGCGGTATTACAGAAGCAGCAGATCCAGCAGCTGCGGCGCGTGAATTCAAAGACGAAATCCGTCGTATCTGGGGGTAA
- a CDS encoding PTS sugar transporter subunit IIA, with protein sequence MNLQKAFIENNSIRLGLTAETWQEAVHLAVEPLIESGAATEEYYDAIIASTEEYGPYYVLMPGMAMPHAQAGVGVLKDSFALITLTKPVAFSDGKEVSVLLTLAATDPKIHTSVAIPQIIALFELENSIERLIACKTPEEVLAMVEESKNSPYLEGLDLES encoded by the coding sequence ATGAATTTACAGAAAGCATTTATTGAAAACAATTCTATCCGTTTGGGCTTGACAGCTGAAACTTGGCAGGAAGCTGTTCATTTGGCAGTTGAACCTTTGATTGAAAGCGGTGCTGCAACAGAAGAATACTACGATGCCATCATCGCTTCAACAGAAGAATATGGCCCTTACTATGTGCTCATGCCAGGTATGGCTATGCCTCATGCCCAGGCTGGTGTCGGTGTTTTGAAAGATTCCTTTGCTTTGATTACCCTGACAAAACCAGTAGCCTTCTCAGATGGTAAGGAGGTTTCTGTCCTATTGACCTTGGCTGCGACAGATCCAAAAATCCATACTTCAGTAGCCATTCCGCAAATCATCGCCCTCTTCGAATTGGAAAATTCAATCGAGCGTTTGATTGCCTGCAAAACTCCAGAAGAAGTATTGGCAATGGTTGAAGAGTCTAAAAACAGCCCTTACTTAGAAGGTTTAGACTTGGAAAGCTAA